A genomic segment from Candidatus Rokuibacteriota bacterium encodes:
- a CDS encoding universal stress protein, which yields MFRKILVAYDGSEGAKAALRIGIGLAKSLGTELRSISVEEHLPHYAATIGEVQDAKERVDEYFRVLTKDARDQAALAGVELQTAIRQGHEVEIIVNYAKEGGFDLLLAGYHGHSRIFERVMGSTAQSIIRLSPCSVLLAK from the coding sequence ATGTTCAGGAAGATCCTCGTCGCGTACGACGGCTCGGAGGGCGCCAAGGCCGCCCTCAGGATCGGGATCGGACTCGCGAAGAGCCTCGGCACCGAGCTCCGGAGCATTTCGGTCGAGGAGCATCTGCCCCACTACGCCGCTACCATCGGTGAGGTCCAGGACGCCAAGGAGCGCGTGGACGAGTACTTCCGTGTGCTGACGAAAGACGCGCGGGACCAAGCCGCGCTCGCGGGCGTCGAGCTCCAGACGGCGATCCGGCAGGGGCACGAGGTCGAGATCATCGTCAACTACGCCAAGGAGGGGGGCTTCGATCTCCTCTTGGCGGGCTATCACGGTCACAGCCGCATCTTCGAGCGCGTCATGGGCAGCACGGCCCAGAGCATCATCCGCCTCTCGCCCTGCTCCGTGCTCCTGGCGAAGTAG
- a CDS encoding cation:proton antiporter: MDNTWFLAALWTGLALVATLLAIWFRVSTALSEIVVGTVAQLIVVVLIGGTGLGAQTPWIGFLAGTGAIVLTFLAGAEIDPAVFRVKWKEATVVGLVSFIAPFLGSAAVAYYLLGWAPMAAWLAGVALSTTSVAVVYAVMLELGFNTTDYGKVILAACFITDLGTVIALGIIFAPFTVRTLVFVALSLAIFVVLPFVTPGVFRRYGGRVSEFETKFLLLALFAMGGLALWADSEPVLPAYIIGMVLAGTVGKDHALIRRLRTLTFGLLTPFYFLRAGSLVSVPALVAAPGTLVVLFFAKMVSKLAGVFPSVRIFGHREGADVYYTLMMSTGLTFGTISALFGLSHGVITPAQYSQLVAAVIGSAVIPTMIANAWFMPRHLLPNPAEIGEPAGAAARPSGAPTS, encoded by the coding sequence TTGGACAACACGTGGTTCCTCGCGGCCCTGTGGACCGGGCTGGCGCTCGTCGCCACGCTGCTGGCCATCTGGTTCAGGGTCTCGACGGCGCTCTCCGAGATCGTGGTCGGCACGGTGGCGCAGCTCATCGTCGTCGTCCTCATCGGCGGCACGGGGCTCGGCGCCCAGACGCCATGGATCGGCTTCCTCGCGGGGACCGGCGCGATCGTCCTCACCTTCCTGGCGGGCGCCGAGATCGACCCGGCCGTCTTCCGCGTCAAGTGGAAGGAGGCGACCGTCGTCGGTCTCGTGAGCTTTATCGCCCCGTTTCTTGGCTCGGCCGCCGTCGCCTACTACCTTCTCGGCTGGGCACCGATGGCCGCCTGGCTTGCAGGGGTGGCGCTCTCGACGACGTCGGTCGCGGTGGTCTACGCGGTCATGCTCGAGCTCGGCTTCAACACGACGGACTACGGCAAGGTCATCCTCGCCGCCTGTTTCATCACTGACCTTGGAACCGTGATCGCCCTCGGCATCATCTTCGCGCCGTTCACGGTGCGCACCCTGGTTTTCGTCGCCCTGTCGCTGGCGATCTTCGTGGTCCTGCCGTTCGTGACCCCGGGGGTCTTCCGCCGATACGGGGGCCGGGTGTCGGAGTTCGAGACGAAGTTCCTCCTGCTGGCGCTCTTCGCGATGGGGGGCCTCGCGCTCTGGGCGGACAGCGAGCCGGTGCTGCCCGCGTACATCATCGGCATGGTCCTGGCCGGGACCGTCGGCAAGGACCATGCCCTGATCCGGCGGTTGCGCACGCTGACCTTCGGGCTCCTGACGCCCTTCTACTTCCTCCGCGCCGGGTCCCTCGTGTCCGTGCCCGCGCTCGTCGCCGCCCCCGGCACCCTCGTCGTGCTCTTCTTCGCCAAGATGGTGAGCAAGCTCGCGGGAGTGTTTCCCTCGGTACGGATCTTCGGCCATCGGGAGGGGGCCGACGTCTACTACACGCTCATGATGTCCACGGGCCTCACCTTCGGAACCATCTCCGCCCTCTTCGGGCTCAGCCACGGGGTCATCACGCCGGCCCAGTACTCGCAACTGGTCGCGGCCGTCATCGGCAGCGCCGTGATCCCGACCATGATCGCCAATGCCTGGTTCATGCCGCGGCATCTGCTCCCGAACCCCGCGGAGATTGGGGAGCCGGCGGGCGCCGCGGCCCGGCCCTCGGGCGCGCCAACGTCTTGA
- a CDS encoding amidase: protein MATQDLCWLPALELAALVRRKKVSPVEVTDAALAQIERVNPTLNAYCAVTAEEACDAAQAAEVAVMTGEELGPLHGVPVSVKDLVFTRRVPTTGGSRLFADHVPEEDAVAVERLKGAGAIILGKTNTPEFGHKGVTDNPLFGITRNPWNPALTPGGSSGGAGAAVAAGMGPLALGTDGGGSIRIPASFCGIYGLKPSFGRVPHGPGFPGWQHVSVTGPMTRTVRDAALMLDALAGPDDRDRWSLPADGGPPFLAACEGGLEGWSVGWSADLGYARVDPEVAELCGAAAELFEGLGCHVEVVTPSWENPEEIFRTLSAAESYAAWRERLEDSADQLDPSFVAVLKYGHTITIDQYMDAARRRKELWTDVQRFLARFDLLITPTVAVPPFPVARPSVTEINGEPVSRLGWIAFTFPFNLTGQPAATVPVGMTAGGLPVGLQIVGRRFAERTVLAASAAFEAAQPWAARRPSAG, encoded by the coding sequence ATGGCCACCCAAGATCTCTGCTGGCTTCCCGCGCTCGAACTGGCCGCGCTCGTCCGCCGGAAGAAGGTCTCTCCGGTCGAGGTGACGGATGCCGCCCTCGCGCAGATCGAACGCGTGAACCCGACGCTCAACGCCTACTGCGCCGTCACGGCGGAGGAAGCCTGCGACGCCGCCCAGGCGGCCGAGGTGGCGGTGATGACCGGCGAGGAGCTGGGCCCGCTCCACGGCGTGCCGGTTTCGGTCAAGGACCTGGTCTTCACGCGCCGCGTGCCGACGACGGGCGGCTCGCGCCTCTTCGCCGACCACGTGCCGGAGGAGGACGCGGTCGCCGTCGAGCGGCTCAAGGGCGCCGGCGCCATCATCCTCGGCAAGACCAACACGCCCGAGTTCGGCCACAAGGGCGTCACCGACAACCCGCTCTTCGGCATCACGCGCAACCCGTGGAACCCCGCGCTGACCCCGGGTGGATCCAGCGGCGGCGCGGGGGCGGCCGTGGCGGCGGGCATGGGTCCGCTGGCGCTGGGCACCGACGGCGGCGGCTCGATTCGCATCCCGGCCTCCTTCTGCGGGATCTACGGGCTCAAGCCCTCCTTCGGCCGCGTGCCCCACGGGCCGGGCTTCCCCGGCTGGCAGCACGTCTCGGTGACGGGGCCGATGACACGCACCGTGCGTGACGCCGCGCTCATGCTCGACGCGCTCGCGGGGCCGGATGACCGCGACCGGTGGTCGCTCCCCGCCGACGGCGGGCCGCCGTTCCTCGCGGCCTGCGAGGGCGGGCTCGAGGGGTGGAGCGTCGGCTGGTCGGCGGATCTGGGCTACGCGCGCGTGGATCCCGAAGTCGCGGAGCTCTGCGGCGCGGCGGCCGAGCTGTTCGAAGGGCTGGGCTGCCACGTCGAGGTGGTGACGCCGAGCTGGGAGAACCCCGAGGAGATCTTCCGGACGTTGAGCGCCGCCGAGAGCTACGCGGCCTGGAGGGAGCGGCTCGAGGACAGCGCCGACCAGCTCGACCCGAGCTTCGTCGCGGTGCTCAAGTACGGGCACACGATCACGATCGACCAGTACATGGACGCCGCCCGCCGGCGGAAGGAGCTCTGGACCGACGTCCAGCGCTTCCTCGCCCGCTTCGATCTGCTGATCACGCCGACCGTGGCGGTGCCGCCGTTCCCTGTCGCGCGCCCGTCCGTCACGGAGATCAACGGCGAGCCCGTCTCGCGGCTCGGCTGGATCGCGTTCACCTTCCCGTTCAACCTGACGGGCCAGCCCGCGGCGACCGTGCCCGTGGGCATGACGGCGGGCGGACTGCCCGTGGGGCTCCAGATAGTCGGCCGGCGCTTCGCCGAGCGCACCGTGCTCGCGGCCTCGGCAGCCTTCGAGGCGGCGCAGCCGTGGGCTGCGCGGCGGCCATCCGCCGGGTGA
- a CDS encoding cyclic nucleotide-binding domain-containing protein, whose translation MEEAQLVALWPRLRERRLRKGEVLFREGDPGEEMFFIRSGAILVSKKVSGRVEQILSRLESGAIFGEMTVFGDEPKRTATIQADVETSLLALDRESINNFIRDNPRDAAHFFQEMARVLIRRLVQSSDLVREVTRWGLEATGLDAERKSGGPPK comes from the coding sequence CTGGAAGAAGCGCAGCTCGTCGCACTCTGGCCGCGCCTCCGCGAGCGCCGGCTCCGCAAGGGCGAGGTGCTGTTCCGCGAGGGCGACCCCGGAGAGGAGATGTTCTTCATCCGCTCGGGCGCCATCCTGGTCTCCAAGAAAGTCAGCGGGCGCGTCGAGCAGATACTGAGCCGGCTCGAGTCCGGAGCGATCTTCGGCGAGATGACCGTCTTCGGCGACGAGCCCAAGCGCACGGCCACGATTCAGGCCGACGTGGAGACCTCCCTGCTTGCCCTCGACCGCGAGAGCATCAACAACTTCATCAGGGACAATCCGCGGGATGCCGCCCACTTCTTCCAGGAGATGGCCCGCGTGCTGATCCGCCGGCTCGTGCAGTCGAGCGACCTCGTGCGAGAGGTGACGCGCTGGGGCCTCGAGGCGACGGGGCTCGACGCCGAGCGCAAATCCGGGGGGCCGCCCAAGTGA
- a CDS encoding cupin domain-containing protein — translation MKPNKLMATAAKGVKDSSGLYEVERRARHAERPGFRISELQIGPKQQVPWHYHTTVQDTFYVLEGRLRLFLRDPKEEIRLGPGETYAVRPGRPHLVTNGGDTSATFLVLQGIGEYDYVPLT, via the coding sequence ATGAAGCCGAACAAGCTGATGGCGACGGCCGCCAAGGGCGTCAAGGACTCAAGCGGGCTCTACGAGGTCGAGCGGCGTGCGCGGCACGCAGAGCGGCCGGGCTTCCGGATCTCGGAGCTCCAGATCGGCCCGAAGCAGCAGGTGCCGTGGCACTACCACACCACGGTCCAGGACACCTTCTACGTCCTCGAAGGCAGGCTCCGGCTCTTCCTGCGCGACCCGAAGGAGGAGATCAGGCTCGGCCCGGGGGAGACCTACGCGGTCCGCCCCGGCCGGCCGCATCTCGTGACCAACGGCGGCGACACCTCAGCGACCTTTCTCGTGCTCCAGGGCATCGGCGAGTACGATTACGTCCCGCTGACCTGA